The region AGCAAAGGCTGGAGCGGGAGCGTACCGCCAAGAAGAGCAGACGAGACAGCGAGACCCCCGATGAACGAGAGCTGAGACGGATGAGGGACAGGGAAGCTAAAAGACAGCAGAGAATGCAGGAGACCGACGAGCAGAGAGCAAGGCGCTTGCAACGAGATCGTGAGGCCATGCGCGTGAAACGGGCCAACGAGACACCGGAGAAACGTCAAGCCCGACTCGTTCGGGAGCGAGAGGCGAAACGGTTAAAACGACGTCTGGAAAAGATGGACATAATGCTCCGAGCGCAATTTGGGCAGGACCCATCGGCAATGGCGGCATTGGCTGCAGAGATGAACTTCTTTCACCTTCCGGTGGGGAATAATGAGCTGGAACAGCAGATTCTTGGGAAGATTGCACTGGACGATCAGAATAATGGGACCCTGCACTGACCGTGGCGGTTGGGAGGGGGGTCCTGTTAGAATGTGATACTTTAATCAGATTTTTCTCTATACCTCCGCTGGGTCTCTCCAGAAATGAGAAGCCCCCTCTCCTCTATCTTAGGGTGGTCTATGTTGCAGTCCATAGCTCAGGATTACAATGCTGCTGGAGGGGAAAATGTTTAGTATCTGCAGTGGTCGTGTGGATATTACAAAGGGACGATTATATGATGTGTGCAGGATCCAGATCTATGGAGTCTACTGTGCGGCTGGAGCAGCGCCGAGACTGTGATACAGGGTATGAACACAAGCAGACATCACGTGGCTGCCGTCGTGCCGTGTCTGAGCTCtgcagtatgtgtgtagtatgtcttATTTATGTGTGTATGGCAGAGTATCACACCCGTGTAATGTGGAACCAATAAATTATTTTAATACGAGGTTCATGGTGGTCTTCTGTTCTGGGTGTATCCTAGATGAGCGAATCGGCTATCTTGGGTTTCCATGTCTATAAAATGTTGCATAGTGAAGAATTGCTCAAACAGGTTTTTGCTCAGGTGCTCCAAAGGTTTAacgtgtgaaaaataaaaaaacaattatatTAATGGCCACCATGAAATGCAGAGGACTGTAAGCCATTGGTCCTGACTCCTCTATATACTTATTACAGGGCTGTGGAATCGGAGGccgttttggtggagtcggagtcatggaaattgagcagtcggaggtttggcttaccgactcaacAGCCCTGCTTATTACTATATGAATGAATGTTGGAAATGCTTTGTGTTCTAGGCAGATCAGGGAATTGATATTTCAGTGGAGCAAAGTTAGGGTAAGTGTTCACATGCAGCTGATTTACTGCAACCACAGGACTCTTACCAATCGCTGCTTGGTATAAAAGCTGCATGAAGCAGCAGGGGCTGCAGTGAGATTTGACGCCCTCGTCATCAGGGCCCATTGGTGTGTACAACATCAGACATCATTGCTGCCATTGTAGATGCAATGAAATAGCTCTGAGAATGCAGAGACTGAAGCAGCAGAGATGCAGAATCCTACAGGAAACCGAATGAAGGGCAAGATGCTAGGAGTTTATACATTACGGTGCTGAGATTTCAGACACTGAAACAGCAAGGACTGCAGTGACAAGAGGTTCTGCAGCCTAAGAGCTGATTACTGTTTAGTacttcatataaaaaaaaaagtgtgaaatagcaTCGAAATCTAGTCATAGCCGAAagttgtcacccttgaaattgatccagaaaatgaagtacttctggaaaattattgcaattccccatgttttgttatacacaggtttatttcctttgtgtgtattggaacaaaaaacaaaaaaaatgcaaattggacataatttcacacaaaaccccaaaaatgggataATAAAATtgctggcaccctcaacttaatatttgcttcatataaccatcaacaagcttcttacacctcttacCTGGAATTATggatcactcttcttttgcaaactgctccaagtctctgatatgtgaaggcgccttatcccaacagcaattttaagatctctccgcaggtgatcaatgggatttagattcggactcattgctgccacttcagaactctccagcgctttgtttccatccatttctggagtcattgttctgctggaagacccatgacctaggatgcaaacccagctttctgacactaggcactacatttcgacccaaaatcctttggtaatcttcagatttcatgatgtcttgcacacagtcaaggcacccagtggcaaaagcagcaaaacatctcttaacctccaccatatttgactgtaggtagtgtgttcttttctttataggccTCATTACGTTTTCAGTAAAtagcagaatgatgtgctttaccaaaaagctctatcttggtctcatcagtctACAAGATgctttcctagaaggattttgATTTACTCATGGCTAACACCAGTTTAGCTTtactatgtctctgtgtcagcagtgggatcctcctgggtctcctgccataaggtttaatttcattcaaatgtcgatggatagttggCGCTGACACTTATAcaacctgagcctgcaggacagcttgaatttttttggatcttgattggggctgcttatccaccatgtgGACTATCctatgttgcaacctttcatcaatttttgtcTGCCGTCTACGGAGATCTGctatagtgccatgggttgtaaacttctagattgttgcgcaccgtggacaaaggaccatcaagatctctggagagagccttgtaaccttgatattgttgatatttttcagcatttttttttctcaagacACTTCTCATCTTTCTATCAGTGCAAAGATTGAGTCATCTTCGCCCATTTTTGTCTGGTTCCAGGTCTTATTTTgacattgcccacacctgttacgtgCCACAGGTGAGTTCGAACagacatcacatgcttgaaacaaagttgtttacccataatTTTATCCTACAAATTTTAGGGGTTTTgtgctaatttttttttgttgttgttccaatacacaaaggaaataccgtatatacttgtgtataagccgagattgtcAGCACATTTTTTGAGCTGAAAAACGCCTCCCCCCCTCAATTTATACACGAGTCATTTTCCAGAAAgccggagggggagcagcggcaggagtTGGTGGCTGTGAAGACATCATACTTACCCTCGTGCAgtcgctgcacgtccctgcatctctgttggcCCAGGGCAGCAGCTCtatctgtgctcagcggtcacgtggtaccgctcattaaggtactgAATATGCAcgagtctccactcccataggcgaagcgcatattcattaccttaatgagcggtaccacatgaccgctccgcacaggaagagctgcgccgGGACAActgagatgcagggacgtgcagcaaCTGCGTGTGGAGGATGAGTATGACTGGGGAGGACtccgggccatgcatacaagggggagggggggtgtggacgccgagccatgcaaacaaggggggagaaccaagccatgcatacaagggggcggACGCTGAGCCATGCTTACAACTAgaccggggggagccacacattgcaggacagggatgaggggacaacgcACACCCGGctgatactcaagtcaataagctaatCCAGTTatatgtggtaaaattaggtgcctcgacttatactTGAGTAAATAAGGTAAACGTATATAACAAAACGTGAACATAcaattattttctggaacaatttcaagggtgctaatgCTTTTGGCCACGACTGCAGGAGATCGTCTATCCCAAGTAGCAAAAGGGAAACCATCATAATGTAGctatggatactggtggtgtatttCTGTTTAGTTCTTGGTATATACACTGAAACAGTAGGGGTAGCAGAGAGATAAGAGGTCCTACAGGGAGTCAGAATTTTGAGTGCAGCTGGTGAATATAACAGATGAGACTATAGCTCTGACAATGCAGACACTGATGCAGCAGGAACTGCAACCGCCAACAGGAAGCAATCACAGTGCAGCTATAATACAATGTCACTGAGAAGGCAGAGACTGAAGCAGCAGAGATTCAGGGTATAAATGCTGCAGTGAAATGTTAGGTTGTGTACCCCAAGCTCCAAAAAGGAAACCATCAGTATGCAGCTTTTAAATTCCACTTGTGACTATCTGGCTAAAGAATATTCTCCATTTAATAGTGGATTAGCACAACCACTAATGCAgacacctcccaaaaaaaaaagtaagacaCACCCGGAGAAAAAAAGAGCTATGTGTTTATATAGGCATATTGGTACATAGATTGCTTACATGTTATGTGTTTTAGCACGAAAATacagttgatttttttttatttttataactcaAGTAAAcagaaaacaaaggaaaaaaataaaccaaaaaaaaaaagcttctcagCTGGAATACAAATATACAGTACAAATTGATTTATTTAAAACAGTTACAAAAAAAGCACAACAAAATATAGATTAATGCTCTGGTAAAGATCAGGTAGCAGAATAGGATAGAAGCACCGGCCTAAAGTCTAAGGCTTTGTAGGATGCATATCGGTTAATTAGGTGAAACGCGCGTCCCAAGGGGATCGAAAGTGGTTCCCGTCTGGACCTCCCTCCCTAACCTGGGGAAAAGGGTAAGGGTCCACCCCGCTCTGAGATTGACGCattgcacaaaaaaaataaaaggatctGTTATTTAACACTGGTCTGAGGCCGAAAAAAAAGATGCTTCCTTGTGTTacagttggaaaaaaaaaatagtaaaaattaagCAGTGCATTAAGTCCCAACCCCGGGTGTACCGCATGCACCCGAATGTCGGGATTGCTTCTgaatatttgctttgctcctagtaTAGCATATATATCATTATTAGAGATGGGGGTGTACTTTAATTTATCCAGTGACTGTCTGGCCTTCTTAGAAGGAAATGATGTAGTGTCCAGTGATGTTCAGAGTGGGATCAGGTTGGGGGGTCTTTTAGAATAAGATTTGGCAGTGCGGAAAATAATCGTTAAACAAAATAGCGTACTGGTACACGCCAAGTATATTCCAGATCTGAGCTCAATATATAGAATATAAGATGTCTCTGCGGGGGGTAAAGCTTTCAATCAGAAGGTGCAGGAGAGCCGGGGTCCGTTCTATACCTTTTATTGCACTTGGGATGTGTTTTTTTGAGGGGGGTGACGACCGTGGGTGCTGGCCCGGGAAATGTCAGTTACTATTACTGCCGGTCTCGAAAGTTTGCGACGCTTAGAAAAGCATCCCGCCTGTCGACTGTGCCCGTTCCGACATGGAGGCTTCAAATCCCAGGAAGACTCTTACCCCCAAAAATATCCTCATCTCAAAATAAGTCACCCCCCTCCACTTCTGATATCGAAAAACATTCCTATACTTAACACACCAGCGATAAATGCATGGAAATGCACAATATATACGTATAAAATAGGGTTAACCTAGAAAATAAAGAGATCTCCGTTTTTCTGTCTGTGCGGTAGACATTACCCTCCCGGGCCGTTTTTTTCCTCCGGCAGCAGGGACCCAGTCTCAAAACGTCAATGATTATCCCTGTACTCTAACTGTGCAAAATTAGGGTTGGCAGAGACTTATTTCCCTGCGTTCGAGCGGCCCTCGATGGACAGCTTCACCTCTTGTGGAATGAAGGAATGGCGCGAAGGCGAAGGTCGGGCTTCTGAACTCTGTCCGCTATATCTTTGGACTCCTGGGTTTGACCAGCTCGAGGAAGCTGTGGGAAGAGAACACGAGGTCTGGGCCAGGGAAATCTGAGCCAAACCATCTTTCTGGAGCTGATTTTGCCTATCGCCATCTCTTTCGGGCGTCTGTGGGCACTCCCTAGATTGTAACACTGCTTTTTCAATCTGATGCGGCAAGGCCTGGTGCGTGCTGCCTGCAGGCGACGCACCGTTCTTGGAGATGCTCTGCAAACTTATGGATATACACACGTCTCCCACTTGAAGCCGGTGGCAAGGAAGTGCAAAAAGCAGCGCAGTCTGTGACGGGCTGCACGAAGACCAGCCTTGTCCGTACACAAAAAACGGGTGCTCAGGAGGCACGTCAAGACACACTTTGCTTTGTTGCTCCCCCACTACGAAATGAAGAGTCACAAATCCAGGCCACTGACTCTCCTGGATGTCCACCACTGTGCTGGAATCGATTTTAAGGCCGCCGCTGACTTCTGCGCTTCGCACGAAATCCTGGGTCTGGAGGTCTTCTACCCTTTTCAGTTCGCCAGTGGCGAGCTGGATGATGGCCCCTTTCATGAAGTGTGATGGTAAGGTAGTGGCATGAGGAGGGGGTGGCGGAGCACCCGTGGTGGAAGAGTCTCTGCCTCGACTGTGCACTTCTGGAGATCTGCTCTCTTGGGGTTTAGAGACATGGTGTGGAGCGGCAGAGGACAGTCTCCCGGAAGAACTGTGCGTTCCTTGCGTTGCCTCACCATTTGAAATAAGTGCATTTTTCTCTGTGTATTTAATAGGGTGCTGCGCACCGTATACTCCCCGGAGATCAACTCTTGATGGAATTGTAACATTGCTATGTCCTCTCTTCGCATCGTGCTTCATGTCGTTGGATAGATTTAATGGACTCATCCGCTCTTTTCTCTGAACAGACGGCGAGCAATACTCCTGTGAAACCATTCCTCCTACAACTCTCTGAACTTCTAGGTCTGTATCCGGAGTGCTCCTATGGGTCATGAGAGTGACCTCCGTCCTCTGGGGTGCGCGGCCTGAGTATGTATCACAGTCCAACAGATTGTCATGTTGTCCTCTCGCCATCTCTTCTTCAGAATGGTGGATGTACTGGTCTATGGCCACCTGGCTCCCTCTTCTGGAGGAGGTACATTCGGATCCTCTCTGGGACCCGTTGGTAGAGGCCATCATAGTTTCTTTATCGATAGGGGAGGCCGAATTAGGAGGACACGCCAGAAGCATTTCATGTACGGGATACCCTGCTGGCATCTGAGAAGGGTGCTGATAAAATACAGGGACTTGTCCCTTGGTGACATCCACTGGTACAACGCCCATGAGAACAGAGGGAGATTGTGCTGTGGTCACTTTACTGAAAGTTTGGGGAGATGGGGGCTGTGGAGGAGGCGTCACCCCCTCGGGTATGACAGAGTTGTATGGCACATAATGGGATACGTGAGAAGCAGCCAATGTGGCGGGTGGAGATATCACAGCGCGTTGCAAGAAGCCTGGAGGCACAGCATAGGGAACAGCATAAGGTGGCCCCAGAAACTGCACGGACGTGTGAGAGATGGGAGCATAATGGATGGAAGGATATGTAATTCCTGGGTGTTGGATCAATGGTGATGCTACATTAAAGGAAGGAGGGATGGTCCCCATGTTCACCACAGGGTGGAGGCCTGATGACGAGAAGGTGGGGGGCACAGCAAGTTTGTACAGATTTCCATACTGATCCACTGTGACCGTCTCTGCCCCTTCTCCGGCCACTTCATATCTCACCCCATGTCCTTGTCCTGAAGCCACCAGTACTCCGCGGGGCCAGGTGGAGGTCTCGTTGGTAGATCTTTCATTAGTGGAGGAGTTATCCACCTTAGGTGGCTGCTCCTCTATGTTTATAGTGCTCTGAGCCAGATCCCGTTTCTTTGGTGGAAGACATTCCTGGCTCCGCTCGTGTGCGGGCTTCATGTTGCTTCCTGCTTTTGATGGGGCCTCTATGACGTTCGGTCAGCTTCATGGGTGTCTGGCAGCAATGGTTGGTGATGACACCACATGTATTTGCTTGGCATCTTCTTGGTCTAAGAGCTGAAGGAGAAGAGATAGCAAGACGTTAGTCTGACCATCCAGCCGGGGTTGCTATTTTGATGTCCTGGTGCTGGGCATCAAAATAGAAACCCTGATGGTAGCTTTAATGATTTTAAACAGCCAAAAATCTACAAACAAATTAGGGGTCGGCCACTTAAAACCATTTCCCGAAAGACCCTAAACTGTAACCCCGCTCATAGTTTATTCCAGTCCCCTGTGCAGTGTACAGCTCGTCCATAGGATGGATTTCAACATCTCCGACATGTTGTTCTCATGAGGGATAAGTACAGTCTTGCAGCCGCCTATTCCTATTGAGAACacatgcatgatctgccaaaccgaGCACGAGTGTGTATAATATGGGAGAGTCAGAACGAGGAGAGATGAGAAGGACATTATTGGTAATGCCAACTAGATTTATGGTGTATGCCACTTATGGTGGGCAGCTGATCTCAATTGGTTATGAGGTAAGTGTCTATGAAAATTTGTTATTACTATATAGGTGTATTAGAGCTCCTGGAGGTGTATAAGGAAATAACAGAGGCGCCATCGACATCAAGTCTTCATGAGCCCCAATGCAAAATTAAATCATGGGTTTACGACCTATAAGTTCCCCATTATGGCTCCTAGAGAGGTGGTCGCCCGGCATTACCAGACTTCCCAGAAACTAATACAACCCAGAAATGGCTCATCAGCAGAACGTATAATGACACGACTCATGGACCTGAGTGAAATCATCTGCTACTAAGGTATGTCCCGTAACCTAATCTCTGCAGATGGCACCATGATGACTCCGACCTGATGACTCCGATCTGATGACAACCTCCATCTTCCCGTGCTGATACTGAATCATTACAGATCCATGTGAATATGAGGACAGCCAGCATCAGCCATGACCGTAGTCCCCTCCATGCAGGGATAGATAGGACTGAGCCATCTCCTAAAAGATACTTGCTCCTTCTCACCTTTCTCGGAGCCGAGGTTCTACCTTATGCAAGACTC is a window of Ranitomeya variabilis isolate aRanVar5 chromosome 2, aRanVar5.hap1, whole genome shotgun sequence DNA encoding:
- the ATXN1L gene encoding ataxin-1-like — protein: MKPAHERSQECLPPKKRDLAQSTINIEEQPPKVDNSSTNERSTNETSTWPRGVLVASGQGHGVRYEVAGEGAETVTVDQYGNLYKLAVPPTFSSSGLHPVVNMGTIPPSFNVASPLIQHPGITYPSIHYAPISHTSVQFLGPPYAVPYAVPPGFLQRAVISPPATLAASHVSHYVPYNSVIPEGVTPPPQPPSPQTFSKVTTAQSPSVLMGVVPVDVTKGQVPVFYQHPSQMPAGYPVHEMLLACPPNSASPIDKETMMASTNGSQRGSECTSSRRGSQVAIDQYIHHSEEEMARGQHDNLLDCDTYSGRAPQRTEVTLMTHRSTPDTDLEVQRVVGGMVSQEYCSPSVQRKERMSPLNLSNDMKHDAKRGHSNVTIPSRVDLRGVYGAQHPIKYTEKNALISNGEATQGTHSSSGRLSSAAPHHVSKPQESRSPEVHSRGRDSSTTGAPPPPPHATTLPSHFMKGAIIQLATGELKRVEDLQTQDFVRSAEVSGGLKIDSSTVVDIQESQWPGFVTLHFVVGEQQSKVCLDVPPEHPFFVYGQGWSSCSPSQTALLFALPCHRLQVGDVCISISLQSISKNGASPAGSTHQALPHQIEKAVLQSRECPQTPERDGDRQNQLQKDGLAQISLAQTSCSLPTASSSWSNPGVQRYSGQSSEARPSPSRHSFIPQEVKLSIEGRSNAGK